The Tetrapisispora phaffii CBS 4417 chromosome 5, complete genome genome segment AGCCATTCCACGCTGGTCATTTAAGATCCACCATTATCGGTGGTTTCATTTCTAACTTATACGAAAAATTAGGTTGGAATGTTGTCAGATTAAACTACTTAGGTGATTGGGGTAAACAATTTGGTTTACTAGCTGTtggttttgaaaaatacGGTAATGAAGAATCTTTATCAAAAGATCCAATTCATCATTTATTTGATGTCTATGTTAAAGTAAACAAAGACATCGAAAAAGAAGGTGATTCATTACCAGAAGAAGAATCCAGCAATGGCAGGGCCGCTGAGTTCTTCAAGAGAATGGAAGATGGTGATGAAGAAGCCCTTAAGATCTGGAAAAGATTCCGTGAACTATCTATTGAAAAGTACATCGAAACTTATGCTCGtctaaatattcaatatgaTGTCTACTCTGGTGAATCTCAAGTTTCAAAGGAAAGACTGGACGAGgctattaaaattttaaatgacaAGAACTTGACCCACGAGGATAGAGGTGCTTTGTTAGTTGATTTAACTAAATTTAACAAGAAATTAGGCAAGACCATCGTTAAAAAATCTAACGGTGCCACCTTATACATGACCAGAGATATTGGTGCTGCTATGGACCGTTACGAAAAATACCATTTCGATAAGATGATCTATGTTGTTGCCGTTCAACAAGATTTACATTTAGCtcaattatttgaaatcttGAAACAAATGGGCTTCGGATGGTCTGACAGATTAAGTCACATTAATTTCGGTATGGTTCAAGGTATGTCTACTAGAAAAGGTACTGTTGTATTCTTGGATAACATTTtagaagaaacaaaagaaaaaatgcATGAAGTTatgaagaaaaatgaaGTCAAATATGCTCAAATTCAAAACCCAGAGGAAGTTGCTGATTTAATTGGTATTTCTGCCGTTATGATCCAAGATATGCAGTCTAAACGTATTAACAATTATGAATTTAAATGGGAAAGAATGTTATCATTTGAAGGTGACACTGGTCCATACTTACAATATGCCCACTCTAGATTGAGATCAGTCGAAAGAAATGCTTCAGAAATTACTCCAGAAAAATGGGCCAACGCtgatttatctttattaacTGAACCAGCTGCTGTATTATTAATCAGGTTGTTAGCTCAATATCCAGATGTTTTGAGAAACGCTTTAAAGACACATGAACCTGCTACAATTGTTACTTACTTGTTCAAGTTAACTCATCAAGTATCATCTTGTTATGATGTTTTATGGGTTGCTGGCCAAACTGAAGAATTAGCTACTGCTCGTCTAGCTCTTTACGCATCTGCCAGACAAACCTTATATAACGGTATGCGTTTATTAGGTTTAACCCCAGTAGAAAGAatgtaataaaatataatataatagttAACTTTCCAATCGTCacataatataatagaataCTTTTACTTAATTTATAGATGTAAAAGAGATAGAGGGTAGGAATGATTAATGCTACTGTAACTTTCTATAAAATTGAGCAATTTCAACTTGAATAAAGAATACTGATTATATAGATACCAATCTTCTCATAcataataaacaataatctTACGATGTGTAAACATCCATGAGTTAAAGGAAGTGTCactttttaaagaaattgagTATATTTTGTGAACctgatattttattatctatCTTCTTTGGCTTTTTAActtcttttttaattactTTATTTTTGGATGACGACAGAAGACGTCGTTCCCCCactgataaatataatgaatccTCACTCCTGCCATTAATACTTTCCGAAAGTCTTTCAGCAATATGGAAATCCTTATGTTCAACAAAATCTTTACGCTCATTAAAGGAAATTTTACATATG includes the following:
- the TPHA0E01970 gene encoding arginine--tRNA ligase (similar to Saccharomyces cerevisiae YDR341C and MSR1 (YHR091C); ancestral locus Anc_5.393) yields the protein MIKSCSSTLLHNINSFTSVCKNKRLSNFLANRFNYNFDLNYLHIDKNPTSIRFYSNKKLHKPEIKREASEKYKMSTEHISQQLTKLSLALPAVVEGSNPDVNVVDLMRNYISQELSKISGVDTKLIFEALEWTNTPERGDLLIPVPRLRIKGSNPKDLATEWAEKFPVGDYIDKVEANGPFLQFFFKPSALFNIVIPDILERGDDYGSYKMEQKKTVVFDFSSPNIAKPFHAGHLRSTIIGGFISNLYEKLGWNVVRLNYLGDWGKQFGLLAVGFEKYGNEESLSKDPIHHLFDVYVKVNKDIEKEGDSLPEEESSNGRAAEFFKRMEDGDEEALKIWKRFRELSIEKYIETYARLNIQYDVYSGESQVSKERLDEAIKILNDKNLTHEDRGALLVDLTKFNKKLGKTIVKKSNGATLYMTRDIGAAMDRYEKYHFDKMIYVVAVQQDLHLAQLFEILKQMGFGWSDRLSHINFGMVQGMSTRKGTVVFLDNILEETKEKMHEVMKKNEVKYAQIQNPEEVADLIGISAVMIQDMQSKRINNYEFKWERMLSFEGDTGPYLQYAHSRLRSVERNASEITPEKWANADLSLLTEPAAVLLIRLLAQYPDVLRNALKTHEPATIVTYLFKLTHQVSSCYDVLWVAGQTEELATARLALYASARQTLYNGMRLLGLTPVERM